From Spirosoma aerolatum, one genomic window encodes:
- a CDS encoding efflux RND transporter periplasmic adaptor subunit encodes MRTFFILALLAGALTLGKVYFFPKPDTKTPGGSPAGASGKGETKGKSGDKTPTIPVEIYLARTEKLTNVLAVSGTVLPNEIVELKAEVSGRLMQLNAKEGAYVNKGELIAKINDEELKAQLVKLGYLEKRAKDVEARQKRLLTVEGISREEYDIAESNVNTARADKELLMAQLAKTEIRAPFSGKLGLRAISQGAFLTPGTLVTTLVQTNPVKIDFSVPEKYASQIRVGSPVRFTTDGLGASMTAQVTAISPLIDESLRTMKVRAYTSNPTGRLVPGMFVRLDVPLGNNQTIQIPTQAIVPVLKGKKVYIVREGKAQETFIKTGVRNDQQVQVMEGLAPGDSVIISSIMSLKNGASVKVKMKNG; translated from the coding sequence ATGCGGACCTTTTTTATTCTCGCTTTGCTGGCGGGTGCATTAACGCTTGGCAAGGTTTACTTTTTCCCGAAACCTGATACCAAAACACCGGGTGGAAGTCCTGCGGGAGCCTCTGGTAAAGGCGAAACAAAGGGAAAATCGGGGGATAAAACCCCTACGATTCCTGTGGAGATTTACCTGGCCCGTACCGAAAAACTAACTAATGTTCTGGCTGTTTCTGGAACCGTTTTGCCCAATGAAATCGTCGAACTAAAGGCCGAAGTATCCGGGCGGCTGATGCAGCTCAATGCAAAAGAAGGGGCTTATGTCAATAAAGGTGAACTGATTGCTAAAATCAACGATGAAGAGCTGAAAGCACAACTGGTCAAGCTGGGATACCTCGAAAAACGCGCTAAAGATGTGGAAGCCCGTCAGAAGCGGTTGCTGACTGTGGAAGGCATCAGTCGGGAAGAATACGATATTGCCGAAAGTAATGTGAATACAGCTCGTGCGGATAAAGAACTGCTCATGGCTCAGTTGGCGAAAACCGAAATTCGGGCACCCTTTAGCGGAAAATTGGGGCTGAGGGCCATCAGCCAGGGGGCTTTTCTGACACCGGGAACGCTGGTGACCACGCTCGTACAAACCAACCCCGTAAAAATCGACTTTTCCGTTCCCGAAAAATACGCCAGTCAGATTCGGGTCGGTAGCCCGGTTCGTTTTACTACCGATGGGCTGGGAGCGTCCATGACCGCACAGGTAACAGCCATTAGCCCACTGATCGACGAATCGCTGCGGACTATGAAGGTACGGGCATACACGTCTAATCCGACGGGGCGACTAGTGCCCGGTATGTTTGTTCGACTCGATGTGCCACTTGGTAATAACCAAACCATTCAGATACCCACCCAGGCTATTGTGCCCGTGCTGAAAGGAAAAAAAGTGTACATCGTCCGGGAGGGAAAAGCGCAGGAAACCTTCATTAAAACGGGTGTTCGCAACGACCAGCAGGTGCAGGTTATGGAAGGGCTGGCCCCCGGCGATTCGGTGATTATCAGCAGTATCATGTCACTGAAAAATGGTGCTTCGGTAAAAGTTAAAATGAAGAATGGTTGA
- a CDS encoding response regulator, with translation MKPYNLLIVEDDLDDQLLLKLAFADDSINYKLLFVSSVDEFIESIPLWPATPDLILLDINMPILNGFEALTFLKSSTIYRQIPVIMLTTSEVDSDIDRAYELGASGYITKPDTHTDLLKIAEHIRMFWFGVAKIPTRLA, from the coding sequence ATGAAGCCCTACAATCTATTAATCGTCGAGGACGATCTAGATGATCAGCTTTTACTAAAACTTGCTTTTGCCGACGACTCAATTAATTATAAGCTCCTGTTTGTCTCATCGGTAGATGAATTTATTGAAAGCATACCATTATGGCCCGCTACACCAGACCTGATTTTGTTGGATATAAATATGCCGATATTAAATGGGTTTGAGGCTCTGACGTTTTTGAAAAGCTCAACCATCTATCGGCAGATTCCGGTTATTATGCTGACTACATCCGAAGTCGATTCGGATATTGATCGGGCCTATGAGTTAGGGGCCAGTGGCTATATTACAAAGCCTGATACACACACAGATTTGCTCAAAATTGCCGAACATATCCGAATGTTCTGGTTTGGTGTTGCTAAAATCCCGACTCGTCTGGCCTAA
- a CDS encoding porin family protein — MKNVIFLLLIGLFPRLVWAQLIGPEVPQRPPTELDRKIDTFLQASIDMVRQKLLNPSYAGTPYAATAPTPGDVLALNLAIQFHNQGLVNQIIHYYNPTSNRRIQPADPTTLLATSDSRPGPTAPPAKAPFLSHVSLLYGVQLIGKGSKTTYKSGTSTTRMTYLEIPAYILYNHDLPSNKGRLFGGIGFYLAYGLWGTIKDSDNTPSVSAFDKNLGYKRFDAGLAFTTGYQLPQGLRVSLAYELGLVNIDPIAGDYDKLKNRALSLNVAYSLHKVTALVKKK, encoded by the coding sequence ATGAAAAACGTCATCTTCCTGCTACTTATCGGGTTATTTCCCCGCTTAGTATGGGCACAGCTAATCGGGCCTGAAGTACCCCAGAGGCCCCCTACGGAATTAGATCGAAAGATCGATACCTTCCTGCAGGCATCGATCGATATGGTCAGGCAAAAACTATTAAATCCCTCCTACGCCGGAACGCCCTACGCAGCCACGGCGCCTACACCAGGCGATGTATTGGCCCTGAATTTAGCCATACAGTTCCACAATCAGGGATTGGTCAACCAGATTATCCATTATTATAACCCCACATCGAACCGTCGTATTCAACCAGCCGACCCCACTACGCTGCTGGCGACTAGCGATTCCCGACCTGGCCCGACAGCTCCACCCGCCAAAGCTCCGTTTCTTAGCCATGTGTCGCTGCTGTATGGGGTTCAACTTATTGGGAAAGGCAGTAAAACAACCTATAAATCGGGCACTTCGACAACCCGAATGACATACCTGGAAATTCCTGCCTACATTCTCTACAACCACGACTTACCCAGCAATAAAGGCCGTCTGTTCGGGGGTATAGGTTTTTACCTCGCTTACGGCTTATGGGGCACAATCAAAGACTCCGACAACACCCCTTCTGTTTCGGCATTTGATAAAAACCTGGGCTATAAACGCTTCGATGCTGGGTTAGCTTTTACTACCGGGTATCAACTACCTCAGGGGCTGCGTGTAAGTCTAGCCTATGAACTGGGTCTGGTTAATATCGACCCTATCGCGGGCGATTATGATAAGCTTAAAAATCGAGCGTTGAGCCTCAATGTTGCCTACTCGCTTCATAAAGTAACAGCCCTTGTTAAAAAGAAATAG
- a CDS encoding MbnP family protein, with product MRIHFSTILSVLIASFTFVACHKEADDAIDPNTKNSVSIQFENRVGDQKLVLGTPAYKNAAGEPFGITALNYFVSNIALKNEDGTVQKFPNQYFLVRQADAASQIITLKDVPSGNYSEMTFTIGVDSTKSVSPVAERVGALDVTSYGNDGMYWSWNSGYIFLKLEGTSTAVPKTTNANQAFALHVGGYGGGWNGAAKTVNNLRTVTLPITTKATVRGNIAPEIHLFVDALKIFDGPNKISLATTNSVHSPTVATPIADNYKTMFQVDHVHNDKQ from the coding sequence ATGCGTATTCATTTTTCAACTATACTTTCGGTTCTGATTGCCAGTTTTACGTTTGTCGCCTGCCACAAAGAAGCCGACGATGCGATTGATCCCAATACCAAAAACTCAGTATCCATTCAGTTCGAAAACCGGGTTGGCGATCAGAAACTGGTGCTGGGAACGCCAGCGTATAAAAATGCAGCGGGCGAACCCTTTGGCATTACGGCGCTCAATTATTTCGTCAGCAACATCGCGCTGAAAAATGAAGATGGTACCGTCCAGAAATTTCCAAATCAATATTTTCTGGTGCGTCAGGCCGATGCGGCCTCGCAAATTATTACCCTGAAAGATGTCCCCTCGGGTAATTACAGCGAAATGACGTTTACCATTGGGGTCGATAGCACGAAAAGCGTTTCGCCGGTGGCGGAACGGGTAGGCGCTCTGGACGTAACGAGCTACGGCAACGACGGCATGTACTGGTCCTGGAATTCGGGCTACATCTTCCTTAAACTGGAAGGTACGTCAACGGCCGTGCCTAAAACGACCAATGCCAATCAGGCGTTTGCACTGCATGTTGGTGGATACGGCGGTGGTTGGAACGGAGCCGCCAAAACGGTGAACAACCTGCGAACCGTGACCCTGCCCATCACGACGAAAGCAACTGTTCGGGGAAACATTGCCCCTGAAATTCACTTGTTTGTCGATGCGCTGAAGATTTTCGACGGCCCCAACAAGATTAGCCTGGCAACGACCAACAGCGTTCATAGCCCAACCGTGGCCACTCCGATTGCGGATAACTACAAGACCATGTTCCAGGTCGACCACGTCCATAACGACAAGCAGTAA
- a CDS encoding efflux RND transporter permease subunit — translation MSLSTLSIKRPVLAIVMNLLILFFGWLGFKYLGVREFPSIDPPVISIRTNYAGANADIIESQITEPLEKQLNSIEGIKSINSSSSQGRSEITVEFAIDVDMERAANDVRDKVSASARTLPLDIDGPPIVSKADANSDQIMILTLQSNTRSHLEVNEFAENVIVQRLQTINGVSEVSIMGQKKYAMRIWMDPDKMAAYNITAQDVKTALDRENVELPSGKVVGSNTELTVKTIGRFRTEEDFNNMIVKTLGDNVIHLSDIGQAELGPENEESVLRLNGIPMIGLGIVPQPGSNHLDISAEVNKRLTDIRKDLPADYRLDIMFDSTVFVKRSVEEVGETLLIAIGLVVLIIFLFFRDWLVAFRPLIDIPVSLVGTFFVMYLMGYSINVLTLLAIVMATGLVVDDGIVVTENIFKKIEQGMNPIEAAIKGSNEIIFAVLSTSITLSAVFLPVIFMEGFVGKLFREFGVVISVAVLISAFVSLTLTPMLNAYLNRKTHKKTQFYNATEPYFEAMTTAYHDQLVSFLKVRWVALPIILATLGMIWYFGKDLPSELAPLDDRNWFRLNMTAPEGTSFESMDDYMLRVGQMLEDSMPGKQGIMLVTAPGRSGSGSPNSGSGRVFLVDKMERKGLSQQMIADKTTKLLKKLPDAKSVVVQQQTISVDSRGGLPVQYVIQAPDFEKLREYLPRFLEEAQKDPTFTSVDANLKFNKPEVNVFIDREKAKAIGVSVADVAQTVQLALAGQRFGYFTMTGRQYQVIGQFDRANRNEPLDVTKMYVKTNQGQVVQLDNIVRMDEQSSPPQLFHFNRYMSATVQAALAPGKTIGDGIAVMNAVRNQLNDPAIRTDLSGASRDYAESQSNTLFSFILALVLVYFILAAQFESFVDPFIIMLTVPLAIGGAVFSLWYFNQTFNIFSQIGIIMLIGLVTKNGILIVEFANQLQEEGMSIREAVLEAASLRLRPILMTSLATILGALPIALALGAAGQSRMSMGIVIIGGLLFSLVLTLFVIPAMYTFLSRKRKGDPTAQDELFIEAEPPAKPIVTV, via the coding sequence ATGAGTCTCTCTACGCTATCGATCAAGCGACCCGTTCTGGCCATTGTGATGAACCTGCTCATCCTGTTTTTTGGCTGGTTGGGATTTAAATACCTGGGGGTTCGCGAATTTCCATCCATCGATCCGCCTGTTATTTCAATTCGGACCAACTATGCCGGAGCCAATGCCGATATTATTGAGTCGCAGATTACAGAGCCCCTTGAAAAGCAACTGAATAGTATTGAGGGAATTAAGTCCATTAATTCGTCGAGCAGCCAAGGACGGAGCGAAATAACCGTCGAGTTTGCCATCGATGTCGATATGGAACGGGCGGCCAACGACGTTCGCGACAAAGTATCGGCTTCGGCCCGGACTCTGCCACTCGACATTGACGGACCGCCGATTGTGAGTAAGGCCGATGCTAACTCCGATCAGATCATGATTCTGACGTTACAGAGCAATACCCGCTCGCATCTGGAGGTCAATGAGTTTGCCGAGAATGTGATCGTCCAGCGCTTACAGACAATCAACGGGGTAAGTGAAGTGTCGATCATGGGCCAAAAAAAATACGCTATGCGAATCTGGATGGACCCCGATAAAATGGCGGCTTACAACATTACAGCCCAGGACGTAAAAACCGCTCTTGACCGCGAAAACGTGGAACTGCCTAGTGGTAAAGTTGTGGGCAGTAATACCGAACTGACGGTGAAAACCATTGGTCGATTCCGTACCGAAGAGGATTTCAACAACATGATTGTAAAAACTCTCGGCGACAACGTCATTCACCTGAGCGATATTGGCCAGGCCGAACTTGGCCCTGAGAATGAGGAGAGTGTACTCCGTCTGAATGGCATACCAATGATTGGGCTGGGTATCGTGCCACAGCCGGGTTCGAATCACCTCGATATTTCGGCCGAAGTCAATAAACGGCTGACCGATATTCGAAAAGACCTTCCGGCCGATTACAGACTTGACATCATGTTCGATTCAACCGTCTTCGTGAAGCGCTCGGTGGAGGAGGTGGGCGAAACTCTGCTGATTGCCATTGGTTTGGTTGTGCTGATCATCTTCCTGTTTTTCCGCGACTGGCTGGTGGCCTTCCGACCCTTGATCGACATCCCCGTATCGCTGGTCGGAACCTTCTTCGTGATGTACCTGATGGGCTATTCCATCAACGTGCTGACGCTGCTGGCAATCGTAATGGCGACCGGGCTGGTAGTCGACGATGGGATTGTGGTCACGGAGAACATTTTCAAGAAGATTGAGCAGGGGATGAATCCTATTGAAGCGGCCATCAAAGGCTCGAACGAGATTATTTTCGCCGTTCTGTCAACGTCCATTACTCTGTCGGCGGTATTCCTGCCTGTCATTTTTATGGAAGGCTTCGTCGGGAAACTGTTCCGGGAGTTTGGTGTCGTGATTTCCGTGGCTGTTCTGATCTCGGCCTTTGTATCGCTCACGCTCACCCCCATGCTGAACGCCTACCTGAACCGGAAAACCCATAAGAAAACACAGTTTTATAACGCGACGGAGCCGTATTTCGAAGCCATGACCACCGCCTACCACGACCAGTTGGTGAGCTTCCTGAAGGTTCGTTGGGTGGCACTGCCGATCATTCTGGCAACACTGGGTATGATCTGGTATTTTGGGAAAGACCTGCCTTCAGAACTGGCCCCGCTCGACGACCGGAACTGGTTTCGATTGAATATGACCGCTCCTGAAGGAACCTCATTCGAGTCGATGGACGATTACATGCTGCGGGTAGGACAGATGCTGGAGGATTCCATGCCGGGAAAGCAGGGAATTATGCTCGTGACGGCTCCTGGTAGGAGCGGATCCGGTAGCCCCAACTCAGGTAGTGGCCGGGTGTTTCTGGTTGACAAGATGGAACGAAAAGGACTCAGCCAGCAGATGATTGCCGACAAAACGACCAAATTGCTCAAAAAACTGCCTGATGCTAAATCCGTGGTTGTACAACAGCAGACCATATCGGTCGACAGTCGGGGTGGGTTGCCGGTTCAGTACGTCATTCAGGCGCCTGATTTTGAGAAATTGCGCGAATACCTGCCCCGGTTTCTGGAAGAAGCTCAGAAAGATCCCACGTTTACCTCTGTCGATGCGAACTTGAAGTTTAATAAGCCGGAAGTGAATGTATTTATTGACCGGGAGAAAGCAAAAGCGATTGGTGTATCTGTGGCCGATGTAGCCCAAACGGTGCAATTGGCGCTGGCTGGGCAGCGATTCGGGTATTTTACGATGACCGGGCGGCAATACCAGGTGATTGGTCAGTTTGATCGGGCCAACCGGAACGAACCACTCGACGTGACGAAAATGTACGTAAAAACCAATCAGGGGCAGGTGGTGCAACTTGACAACATTGTCCGGATGGACGAACAGAGCAGCCCTCCGCAGTTATTCCATTTCAACCGCTACATGAGTGCTACTGTACAGGCGGCACTGGCTCCCGGAAAAACCATTGGTGATGGGATTGCGGTTATGAACGCGGTTCGTAACCAGCTCAACGACCCTGCAATCCGTACCGACCTGAGTGGGGCTTCTCGTGATTATGCCGAAAGCCAGTCGAATACGCTGTTTTCATTTATTTTGGCCCTGGTACTGGTGTATTTTATTCTGGCTGCTCAGTTCGAAAGCTTTGTAGACCCTTTCATTATCATGCTTACGGTACCACTGGCCATTGGCGGGGCTGTTTTTTCGCTCTGGTATTTCAATCAGACGTTCAACATCTTTAGCCAGATCGGTATCATCATGCTGATCGGACTGGTTACGAAAAATGGAATTCTGATCGTGGAGTTTGCTAATCAGCTTCAGGAAGAAGGGATGTCGATCCGGGAAGCCGTCCTGGAAGCGGCCTCCCTACGCCTTCGCCCGATCCTGATGACCAGTCTGGCAACGATACTAGGGGCATTACCAATTGCGCTGGCGTTGGGGGCTGCCGGGCAGAGCCGTATGTCGATGGGGATTGTCATCATTGGTGGGTTGCTGTTTTCACTGGTGCTTACTCTGTTTGTGATTCCGGCCATGTATACCTTCCTGTCGCGCAAGCGGAAAGGCGATCCGACGGCGCAGGATGAGCTTTTTATCGAAGCAGAGCCTCCTGCCAAACCAATCGTAACGGTGTAA
- a CDS encoding pseudouridine-5'-phosphate glycosidase: MNPYLAIQPEVNEAIAAGKPVVALESTIISHGMPWPQNVETALEVEELVRAHGAIPATIALFDGKCHVGLTRQQLAYFGQAENVWKVSLRDMPFVLSQRLYGATTVAATMRIAAMAGIRLFVTGGIGGVHRGAEQSMDISADLTEMAQTSVAVVSAGIKSILDIGLTLEYLETKGVPVVTIGQDALPGFYSNQSQFLSPLRLDTPEQIANMLKTKWELGLDGSVLIANPVPVHQQVPNDEMEDHIQQALAAAITQRVTGKDITPFLLNYIATHTQGESLQANIALIKNNAIAGAKIAVALGAR, encoded by the coding sequence ATGAATCCGTATTTAGCCATACAACCTGAAGTAAACGAAGCCATTGCTGCGGGAAAGCCGGTAGTTGCTCTGGAATCGACCATTATATCGCATGGTATGCCCTGGCCGCAAAACGTGGAAACGGCTCTGGAAGTCGAAGAACTGGTTCGGGCCCACGGAGCGATACCGGCCACTATTGCTTTGTTTGATGGGAAATGCCATGTTGGCCTTACCCGCCAGCAGCTTGCCTATTTCGGTCAGGCAGAGAACGTGTGGAAAGTAAGCCTGCGCGACATGCCTTTTGTGCTCAGTCAACGATTGTATGGTGCCACGACTGTAGCCGCTACGATGCGCATTGCCGCCATGGCGGGCATCCGGCTATTCGTCACCGGGGGAATCGGAGGTGTTCATCGGGGTGCCGAGCAAAGCATGGATATATCGGCCGACTTAACTGAAATGGCGCAAACGTCGGTAGCCGTGGTATCGGCCGGTATTAAAAGTATTCTGGATATTGGACTTACGCTTGAATACCTGGAAACGAAAGGTGTTCCCGTCGTTACCATCGGGCAGGACGCTCTTCCCGGTTTTTACAGCAATCAAAGCCAATTTTTGTCACCGCTCCGACTCGACACTCCAGAACAAATTGCGAATATGCTCAAAACCAAATGGGAGTTGGGTCTTGATGGCTCAGTGCTGATCGCGAATCCGGTTCCCGTACATCAACAGGTACCCAACGACGAAATGGAAGACCATATCCAGCAGGCCCTAGCCGCTGCCATCACCCAACGGGTTACGGGTAAAGACATCACCCCCTTTCTGCTAAACTACATTGCCACCCATACCCAGGGAGAAAGCTTGCAGGCAAACATCGCCCTTATCAAAAACAATGCAATAGCGGGAGCCAAAATCGCAGTAGCCCTGGGGGCACGCTAA
- the solA gene encoding N-methyl-L-tryptophan oxidase produces the protein MLYDAIVIGLGAMGSATLYQLSRQTPHVLGIDQFAPPHTQGSTHGDTRITRQAIGEGLHFVPLTLRSYQIWRELEQQSGEKLLTITGGLFVGQQYATVRTRNKPGWLSTTLEAAEQFGIAHRILDTDALRYEFPQFRYNQNDIGYYEPEAGFLNPERCISVQLEQAQKAGASVHMNERMFSFQSTASGVTVQTDKGSYQTRKLILTTGSWVTESLRQTPYSKLIRVYRQVLYWFAIEGEYEQYTPDNMPIFILNDQGIYGFPAINGPTGGLKVATETYEYPTTPDTVSRYISQAETQRMYEQFVAPNLNNIGPQCIKSVVCLYTMTPNGDFIIDQHPDYAHVLLASACSGHGFKHSAAVGQILAELALVGTTKFDISPFRFSTFSA, from the coding sequence ATGCTTTACGACGCTATTGTTATCGGATTGGGAGCAATGGGTAGCGCTACACTGTATCAGCTATCCAGGCAGACGCCCCACGTTCTGGGTATCGACCAGTTCGCCCCTCCGCATACGCAGGGCTCTACCCACGGTGACACCCGCATTACCCGACAGGCCATCGGCGAAGGCCTGCATTTTGTTCCGCTAACTTTACGCTCGTACCAGATCTGGCGCGAACTCGAACAGCAATCGGGAGAAAAGCTACTAACCATTACAGGCGGGCTTTTCGTAGGTCAGCAATACGCTACCGTACGAACCCGTAATAAACCAGGATGGTTAAGCACGACCCTTGAAGCCGCCGAACAGTTCGGCATAGCCCACCGTATTCTGGATACGGACGCCCTGCGATATGAATTCCCGCAATTCCGGTATAACCAAAACGATATAGGCTATTACGAACCCGAAGCAGGCTTTTTAAATCCTGAACGATGCATTAGCGTTCAACTGGAACAGGCTCAAAAAGCAGGCGCATCGGTTCACATGAATGAGCGAATGTTCTCGTTTCAGTCAACCGCTTCGGGCGTAACTGTCCAAACGGATAAAGGAAGCTACCAAACCAGGAAACTGATTCTGACGACGGGTTCATGGGTGACGGAATCACTTCGACAAACGCCTTACAGTAAGTTAATACGGGTGTATCGTCAGGTACTTTACTGGTTTGCTATCGAAGGCGAATACGAGCAGTACACACCGGATAACATGCCGATTTTCATTCTGAATGACCAAGGCATTTACGGGTTTCCTGCCATCAACGGGCCAACTGGCGGCCTTAAAGTAGCTACTGAAACCTATGAATACCCCACCACACCCGATACCGTGAGCCGATACATTAGCCAGGCCGAAACACAGCGCATGTATGAGCAGTTCGTTGCCCCAAACTTAAACAACATTGGTCCTCAGTGCATTAAATCGGTCGTTTGTCTATATACGATGACACCCAACGGTGATTTCATCATCGACCAGCATCCCGATTATGCCCATGTGCTATTGGCCTCTGCCTGTTCGGGGCACGGCTTCAAACATTCGGCAGCTGTCGGGCAGATTCTTGCCGAGCTGGCCTTAGTCGGAACAACTAAATTTGACATCAGCCCTTTTCGGTTTAGTACCTTTTCGGCTTAG
- a CDS encoding cytochrome-c peroxidase has product MNRFSNRLCFLLVVSGWLVGCQATEPDAQPEVLFVKPTNFPEPVYALDQNRPTDAGFKLGRALFYDGMLSRDGSISCAECHNQAYAFTHHQHDVSHGIDNQVGTRNSMPIQNLAWASDFFWDGGVHSLDLAPIAPIENPVEMDEKSTNVITKLRQITKYPPMFKAAFGTDEINGPRFLQALSQFMLTLVSGNSRYDKWVRKEPGGTLTDDELAGLTAFRAKCSGCHTGELFTDNSFRNNGLFIQGSKDEGRAHVTELAQDRYKFKVPSLRNVEKTLPYMHDGRFYSLDAVLTHYAENVQKTENLDPLLQQNGRLGIQLTDNDKRQIIAFLKTLTDDQFLRDPRFVEP; this is encoded by the coding sequence ATGAACCGTTTTTCGAACCGCTTGTGCTTCCTGCTGGTCGTGAGTGGGTGGCTGGTGGGATGTCAGGCTACGGAGCCGGACGCCCAGCCGGAAGTCTTATTTGTCAAACCGACCAATTTCCCGGAACCCGTCTACGCATTGGATCAGAATCGACCCACGGATGCCGGATTTAAACTGGGGAGGGCGCTGTTTTATGATGGAATGCTTTCGCGCGATGGGTCTATTTCCTGCGCTGAGTGTCATAATCAGGCGTATGCGTTTACGCACCATCAGCACGATGTAAGTCATGGTATTGACAATCAGGTGGGAACGCGCAATTCGATGCCGATTCAGAATTTGGCCTGGGCCTCGGATTTCTTTTGGGATGGAGGGGTACATAGCTTGGATTTAGCACCTATTGCGCCGATTGAAAACCCGGTTGAGATGGATGAGAAATCGACCAACGTGATCACCAAACTGCGCCAGATCACGAAATATCCGCCGATGTTCAAAGCGGCATTTGGTACCGATGAAATCAATGGCCCGCGCTTTTTACAGGCATTGTCGCAGTTTATGCTGACGTTGGTATCGGGCAATTCGCGCTACGACAAATGGGTGCGTAAAGAGCCCGGCGGTACGCTTACCGACGACGAACTGGCTGGGTTGACCGCATTCCGGGCTAAATGCAGCGGTTGCCATACTGGTGAACTATTTACCGATAACAGCTTCCGAAATAACGGCCTGTTCATTCAGGGCAGCAAAGACGAAGGGCGTGCCCATGTGACAGAGCTGGCTCAGGATCGCTACAAATTCAAAGTGCCGAGTTTGCGCAACGTAGAGAAAACGCTGCCGTATATGCACGATGGTCGCTTTTACTCCCTCGATGCGGTGTTAACCCATTACGCCGAAAACGTACAGAAAACGGAAAACCTCGACCCATTGCTGCAACAGAATGGGCGGTTGGGCATACAACTGACTGACAATGACAAACGACAGATTATCGCGTTTCTGAAAACGCTCACCGATGATCAGTTTTTGCGTGATCCGCGTTTTGTTGAACCCTAA
- a CDS encoding methyltransferase family protein: MYSILILASWFVFGLIHSLTASVWLKQLVALRLGWLTKYYRLLYNAIALLTFLPVLWLHWKAPAEYVSCWQGSTLIGLLITALGVGMALTALWGYDLAEFIGWPASSQQTTGQDLRQTGLLRYVRHPLYTGILLSLLGIWLTQPTWSHILLVLAAAIYIRIGIYFEEQKLVSTFGESYKAYRQRVPMLLPRFFSR, translated from the coding sequence ATGTATTCTATTTTAATTCTGGCAAGCTGGTTTGTTTTTGGCTTAATTCACAGCCTGACTGCTAGTGTGTGGCTGAAACAATTGGTAGCACTCAGGTTGGGCTGGCTCACTAAGTATTACCGTTTGCTATACAACGCTATCGCCCTACTTACTTTCCTACCCGTCCTGTGGCTTCACTGGAAAGCGCCAGCTGAGTATGTTAGTTGCTGGCAAGGCTCAACGCTGATTGGTCTGCTCATTACCGCGCTGGGCGTAGGAATGGCCCTCACTGCCCTTTGGGGCTATGATCTGGCCGAATTCATTGGCTGGCCCGCCAGCAGCCAACAAACTACAGGGCAAGATCTGCGCCAGACGGGTTTACTTCGATACGTGCGTCATCCGCTATACACGGGCATTCTGTTGAGTTTACTGGGCATCTGGCTTACGCAGCCTACCTGGTCGCATATACTTCTGGTTTTGGCCGCAGCGATATACATTCGAATCGGTATTTATTTTGAAGAACAAAAGCTGGTTTCCACCTTCGGCGAAAGCTATAAAGCCTACCGACAGCGTGTGCCAATGCTGCTCCCTCGTTTCTTTTCCCGTTAA
- a CDS encoding MbnP family protein produces MRQSLFFMLLLTSALVGTFLACQNDVGTAETGSLTVSFDNVVGSQDLKLGTGTYQNAAGESFNVTKFNYFVSNFRLKKADGTEYVLPQEANYYLIQEDKPESQSFTLTTIPTGEYIGMSFLIGVDSLRSLANISQRTGVLDPGLGTHEAMYWEWNSGYIFLKLEGTSSAAPAAQNNLFFYHIGGFGGGYNGKKTINNLRTITIPFSGNTAQVSASGRPQVNLTADVLKVFNGPTTLKIAQHSSVMFEDYSANIANNYKEMIRYKDLQNQ; encoded by the coding sequence ATGCGCCAGTCCCTCTTTTTCATGCTGCTCCTGACCAGTGCGCTGGTCGGTACCTTTCTCGCCTGTCAAAACGATGTCGGCACCGCCGAAACGGGTTCACTTACGGTCAGTTTCGATAACGTAGTCGGTAGTCAGGACCTGAAATTAGGGACTGGTACGTATCAGAATGCGGCTGGCGAGTCATTCAACGTGACCAAGTTCAATTATTTCGTCAGTAACTTTCGGCTTAAAAAGGCCGACGGAACTGAGTATGTATTGCCTCAGGAGGCTAACTATTATTTGATTCAGGAAGATAAACCGGAATCACAATCCTTTACACTGACAACTATTCCAACGGGTGAGTACATTGGTATGTCATTTTTAATTGGAGTGGATAGTTTGCGGAGTCTGGCCAATATTAGTCAGCGTACGGGAGTGCTTGATCCGGGTTTGGGAACTCACGAAGCGATGTACTGGGAATGGAATTCAGGCTATATTTTTCTCAAGCTGGAAGGCACCTCGTCCGCAGCCCCGGCTGCCCAGAACAATCTATTTTTCTACCACATTGGCGGTTTTGGAGGAGGCTATAATGGCAAGAAAACCATCAATAATCTGCGTACCATTACCATTCCGTTCAGCGGGAATACGGCTCAGGTATCTGCATCGGGCAGACCGCAGGTCAATCTGACCGCAGATGTACTAAAGGTCTTCAATGGCCCAACAACTTTGAAAATAGCCCAGCATTCGTCAGTAATGTTTGAAGACTATTCAGCCAACATTGCCAATAACTACAAGGAAATGATCCGGTATAAGGATTTACAAAATCAGTAA